Proteins co-encoded in one Methanobrevibacter olleyae genomic window:
- a CDS encoding ATP-binding protein, whose protein sequence is MPKVLISGRGGSGKSTVVSLLAQRLKRNGNKILVVDSDESNLCLNKILGINKSKDTLMGNLGGKKLIRDKLMEVVQKGESNLNIFDEMSLDNLSEEYVSWNDNLGFLEIGKIEHSMEGCACPMGALARDFFNHIKVNKDEWILIDTEAGIEHFGRGLIEGVDFIVTIVDPSEDAILLANKAFDLSLEDNKTFGLILNKVDRASEKIIKNKLNPNISIIGTIDYSPDIAMLNLKGDSIDSILVNGLNDVINYIN, encoded by the coding sequence ATGCCTAAAGTATTAATTAGCGGAAGAGGAGGTAGTGGCAAAAGTACCGTAGTTTCATTGCTTGCTCAAAGACTAAAACGCAATGGAAATAAGATTTTGGTTGTTGATTCTGATGAATCTAATTTGTGTTTAAATAAAATTTTAGGTATAAACAAATCAAAAGATACATTAATGGGTAATTTGGGAGGTAAAAAACTTATTAGGGATAAATTGATGGAAGTAGTTCAAAAAGGTGAAAGTAATCTTAATATTTTTGATGAAATGTCTTTAGATAATCTTTCTGAAGAATATGTTTCTTGGAATGATAATTTAGGATTTTTAGAAATTGGCAAAATTGAACATTCTATGGAAGGATGTGCATGTCCAATGGGGGCTTTAGCACGTGATTTCTTCAATCATATTAAAGTTAATAAAGATGAATGGATTTTAATTGATACTGAAGCAGGTATTGAACATTTTGGAAGAGGCCTTATAGAAGGTGTAGATTTTATAGTTACTATTGTTGATCCTTCTGAAGATGCAATATTATTAGCAAATAAAGCATTTGATTTATCTTTAGAAGATAATAAAACTTTTGGACTTATTTTAAATAAAGTGGATAGGGCTTCAGAAAAAATAATAAAAAATAAATTAAATCCAAATATTAGTATTATAGGTACTATCGATTATTCTCCTGATATAGCTATGTTGAATCTTAAAGGAGATTCAATAGATTCTATTCTTGTTAATGGATTAAATGATGTTATAAATTATATTAATTAA
- a CDS encoding flavin reductase family protein, which produces MKLKNFKRENMIPLPVTLISTANKEGIRNIAPYSCVVTILRPTNLVCIASAMMRDTFVNIEETGEFVINMISVDMLDTVIPTSSHVAFDVDEYDLANLEATESKEINAPGIKGAYSRMECKLKKIYKDEDSIGIPYLLIIGEVVYLEVEDDCLDKEYGVLNLNKVKPLMMLESDKGMHFCTIEDINKFETFGAMFPDGKDPLEWMYESED; this is translated from the coding sequence ATGAAATTAAAAAATTTTAAAAGAGAAAATATGATTCCTCTTCCTGTAACTTTAATTTCTACAGCTAATAAAGAGGGAATTAGAAATATTGCTCCTTATTCATGTGTAGTAACTATATTAAGACCTACAAATCTTGTCTGTATAGCTTCTGCAATGATGAGAGACACTTTTGTAAATATTGAGGAAACAGGTGAATTTGTTATTAATATGATATCAGTAGATATGCTTGATACTGTTATACCAACTTCATCCCATGTTGCCTTTGATGTAGATGAATATGATTTAGCAAATTTAGAAGCTACTGAATCAAAAGAGATCAATGCTCCAGGTATTAAAGGAGCTTATTCTAGGATGGAATGTAAACTAAAGAAAATTTATAAGGACGAAGATTCAATTGGAATTCCTTATTTATTAATAATCGGTGAAGTAGTTTATCTTGAAGTAGAAGATGACTGTTTAGATAAAGAATATGGAGTTTTAAATTTAAATAAAGTGAAACCTTTGATGATGCTTGAATCAGATAAGGGAATGCATTTCTGTACTATAGAAGACATTAATAAATTTGAAACATTTGGAGCAATGTTTCCAGATGGAAAAGACCCATTAGAATGGATGTATGAATCAGAGGATTAG
- a CDS encoding uracil-xanthine permease family protein, with amino-acid sequence MDLDFNLDEKPPKIENLLFGIQWLAVSIPIILIIGKIVGSVYTNGNTVSYIQTLLILMGIALLLQVKFGHKLPMVIGPATVLLIAILATLNQGFGSINSSIIISGAILTIIAATGLLKYIKKLFTPRVIIVILLLIAFTLAPTILKLMIETNGVVKFTNLLFSLGLILIILFTHKRLKGLWRSTLPLWIMLFGSLLFYLIFNQGYSQDLNLQFLSLPSINNPILAIPDIGMIFAFIICFLALTINDLGSIQSVGYLLKLNDMDKRIKKGIVVTGLTNILAGILGLVGPVNYSMTPGIIATTKCASRYPLVITAIGMIIIAFSPLTVSIISSIPSPVIAAVLIYIMTAQIGAGINIGIETKAYNNMDHGIVMGLPIIIATLIVFLPQTLIDQLPLMIRPILTNGFVMGVLTVFILEHLIFKEPKLDAES; translated from the coding sequence ATGGATTTGGATTTTAATTTAGATGAAAAGCCACCGAAAATTGAGAACCTGTTATTTGGTATTCAGTGGTTAGCAGTTTCAATTCCTATAATCTTAATTATAGGAAAGATTGTAGGTAGTGTTTATACTAATGGAAATACAGTTAGTTATATTCAGACTTTACTTATTTTAATGGGAATAGCTCTCCTACTACAAGTCAAATTTGGACATAAACTACCTATGGTTATTGGCCCTGCAACTGTCTTACTTATAGCTATTTTAGCTACATTAAATCAGGGATTTGGATCTATAAATTCTTCAATCATAATATCTGGAGCTATATTGACTATAATAGCTGCTACTGGACTTTTAAAGTATATTAAGAAATTATTTACCCCACGGGTTATAATCGTTATACTTCTCTTAATAGCCTTCACCTTGGCACCTACTATATTGAAATTAATGATAGAAACTAATGGAGTAGTTAAATTTACTAACTTATTATTCTCATTAGGATTGATTTTAATAATATTATTTACACATAAAAGACTTAAAGGACTTTGGAGATCAACTTTACCCCTTTGGATTATGTTATTTGGAAGTTTATTATTTTATCTTATCTTTAATCAAGGATATTCTCAGGATTTAAATCTTCAATTTTTATCATTACCAAGCATAAATAATCCTATTCTTGCAATACCAGATATAGGTATGATATTTGCATTTATAATCTGTTTTTTAGCACTTACAATAAATGATTTAGGTTCAATTCAAAGTGTTGGTTATTTACTTAAATTAAATGATATGGATAAAAGAATAAAGAAAGGTATAGTTGTAACAGGCCTAACAAATATTTTAGCTGGTATTTTAGGTCTTGTAGGTCCGGTTAACTATTCAATGACTCCAGGTATCATAGCAACAACCAAATGTGCTTCAAGATATCCTTTGGTAATAACAGCTATTGGAATGATAATTATTGCCTTTTCACCACTTACAGTGAGTATTATAAGTTCAATTCCATCACCAGTAATAGCAGCAGTTTTGATATATATAATGACAGCACAAATTGGAGCAGGTATAAATATAGGAATAGAAACTAAGGCTTATAATAATATGGATCATGGAATAGTTATGGGATTGCCAATAATAATAGCAACTTTAATAGTATTCTTACCACAAACTTTAATAGACCAGCTTCCATTAATGATCAGGCCAATATTAACCAATGGTTTTGTAATGGGAGTTCTCACAGTATTTATATTAGAACATTTAATATTTAAAGAGCCTAAACTCGATGCTGAATCTTAA
- a CDS encoding ABC transporter substrate-binding protein: MDKKYIIGIIIAIIVVIIGAAILMGGGSTERADGEIVVAAYSHGGEPESGFDPITGWNYYAEPLIQSTLLKMTTNGTYKNDLATDYEISDDYKTYTVNLRDDVKFTDGTPLTAEDVAFTFNAAKETGASLDLSALDTAEATDNYTVKFNLNKSDSTFLDKLAYIGIVPSDSYDNETYGENPIGSGPYKFVQWDKGQQVILEKNPDYYGDMPEIEKITILFAQNEAAFNLAKNGEADVVAVPLEYGREKLDGYTMYLQDTIDVRGIALPNVPDNGEISPEDNYTIGNNVTSDIAIRKALNYGVNRTALTEGALNGLGYPSYDGIAHQLPWANPDATIKDGDVAYANKTLEEAGWVDSDGDGIREKNGLKASFKVYYSANAPERQALAIGVSEQAKEFGIEIEPVGAEWDEIYPNKYSQGVLYGYGSTDPSDIAGKYYSSSDSNVVKINNSAVDAHIDAAFAESREASYKDWSAVSWDGTTGISPKGDAPWLWLGEIKYGYFVNDRVDISNDTALLQPHGGDLFSNIYDWTITNSTSEK; encoded by the coding sequence ATGGATAAAAAATATATAATTGGTATAATTATTGCAATTATTGTTGTAATTATTGGTGCTGCTATTCTTATGGGTGGAGGTAGCACTGAAAGAGCAGACGGAGAAATTGTAGTTGCAGCTTATAGTCACGGAGGAGAACCAGAATCTGGTTTTGATCCTATTACAGGTTGGAACTATTATGCAGAGCCTTTGATTCAAAGTACCTTATTAAAAATGACTACTAATGGTACTTATAAAAATGATTTGGCTACAGATTATGAAATTAGTGATGATTATAAAACTTATACTGTAAATTTAAGAGATGATGTTAAATTTACTGATGGTACACCATTAACTGCTGAAGATGTGGCATTTACATTTAATGCAGCTAAAGAAACAGGTGCAAGTTTAGATTTATCTGCTTTAGATACTGCTGAAGCTACTGATAATTATACTGTTAAATTTAACTTAAATAAATCAGATTCTACTTTTTTAGATAAATTAGCTTATATTGGTATTGTTCCTTCTGATTCCTATGATAATGAAACTTATGGTGAGAATCCTATTGGTTCTGGACCATATAAATTTGTGCAATGGGATAAAGGTCAACAAGTTATCTTAGAGAAAAACCCTGATTATTATGGTGACATGCCAGAAATTGAAAAAATAACTATTCTCTTTGCTCAAAATGAAGCTGCATTTAACTTGGCTAAAAATGGAGAAGCTGATGTTGTAGCAGTACCTCTTGAATATGGTAGAGAAAAACTTGATGGTTACACAATGTATTTACAAGATACTATTGATGTTCGTGGTATTGCATTACCTAATGTACCAGATAATGGAGAAATTTCCCCAGAAGATAATTATACTATTGGTAATAATGTAACTTCAGATATTGCAATTAGAAAAGCATTGAACTATGGTGTTAACAGAACTGCTTTAACTGAAGGCGCATTAAATGGATTAGGTTATCCTAGCTACGATGGTATTGCACATCAATTACCTTGGGCTAACCCTGATGCAACAATTAAGGATGGAGATGTTGCATATGCTAACAAAACTTTAGAGGAAGCAGGTTGGGTTGACTCTGATGGAGACGGAATAAGAGAAAAAAATGGTCTTAAAGCATCATTCAAAGTATATTACTCTGCAAATGCACCTGAGAGACAAGCATTAGCTATAGGAGTATCTGAACAAGCTAAAGAATTTGGTATTGAAATTGAACCTGTTGGTGCTGAATGGGATGAAATTTATCCAAATAAATACTCTCAAGGAGTACTCTATGGATACGGTTCAACAGATCCTTCTGATATTGCTGGAAAATATTACAGTTCTTCTGATTCCAATGTTGTAAAAATAAATAATAGTGCTGTTGATGCTCACATAGATGCTGCATTTGCTGAATCTCGTGAAGCTTCCTACAAAGATTGGTCTGCAGTTTCCTGGGATGGTACCACTGGTATTTCCCCTAAAGGTGATGCACCATGGTTATGGTTAGGTGAAATTAAATATGGTTACTTTGTAAATGATAGGGTAGATATTTCTAATGATACTGCACTCTTACAACCTCACGGTGGGGATTTATTCAGTAACATATATGACTGGACTATTACTAACTCAACTTCAGAAAAATAA
- a CDS encoding ABC transporter permease, with product MLDKQKILKFLGYKIVRFAILLIVVILLSFILIDMSPINPVNAYISNMMVSPEQIAKLEAYWGVNQPITEKLLNWLGNIITGDFGTSLIYRTPVLHVISEKFTASLILMLSSWLISGILGFALGVLAGFKRDTWIDKAVKVYCYVLQSAPTFWIALLIVMVFSIWLGWFPVSGGVPIGALSNTVTFWDWLKHLILPAFTLSILGVASIALYTRDKLIEVMSSDYFLFAKARGESGWTLIKRHGIRNILLPAITLQFLSFSELFGGTVLVEQVFMYPGIGQAAVSAGLKSDVPLLLGIVIFSAIFVYVGNLIADILYNFVDPRIREGEYNG from the coding sequence TTGTTAGATAAACAGAAAATACTTAAATTTTTAGGTTATAAGATTGTTCGTTTTGCTATTTTATTAATAGTTGTAATATTATTAAGTTTTATATTAATTGATATGTCTCCTATTAATCCTGTAAATGCTTATATTTCTAATATGATGGTTAGCCCTGAACAAATTGCTAAATTAGAAGCGTATTGGGGAGTAAATCAACCAATCACTGAAAAATTATTAAATTGGTTAGGAAATATTATTACTGGTGATTTTGGTACTTCTTTAATATACAGAACTCCTGTTTTACATGTTATTTCTGAAAAGTTCACTGCATCTCTTATATTGATGTTAAGTTCTTGGTTAATTTCTGGAATATTAGGATTTGCTTTAGGTGTTCTTGCAGGATTTAAAAGAGACACTTGGATTGATAAAGCAGTAAAAGTCTATTGTTATGTATTACAGTCAGCACCTACATTTTGGATTGCTTTACTTATTGTAATGGTCTTTTCTATTTGGTTAGGTTGGTTCCCAGTAAGTGGTGGTGTTCCTATTGGTGCATTAAGTAATACGGTAACATTTTGGGATTGGTTAAAACATTTAATATTACCAGCATTTACATTGAGTATTTTAGGTGTTGCATCAATTGCATTATATACTCGTGATAAACTTATTGAAGTAATGTCAAGTGATTATTTTCTTTTTGCAAAAGCAAGAGGGGAATCTGGTTGGACTTTAATAAAAAGACATGGTATAAGGAATATCCTTTTACCAGCTATAACATTACAATTCTTAAGTTTTAGTGAATTATTCGGAGGAACAGTTCTTGTTGAACAAGTTTTCATGTATCCCGGTATTGGTCAAGCAGCAGTTTCTGCAGGTTTAAAAAGTGATGTTCCTTTGTTATTAGGTATTGTTATTTTTAGTGCAATATTTGTATATGTAGGTAATTTAATAGCAGATATACTTTATAACTTTGTAGATCCGAGAATTAGAGAAGGTGAGTATAATGGATAA
- a CDS encoding ABC transporter permease yields the protein MDNSANKINKFDILGSMNLRTKTLLAISLSAFILILVVIISLFIDSTSISTDWNMMNHPPSFEHLFGTDWLGRDMFTRTLKGLGLSVQIGFFASVLSSLIAVALAFLSSFNKYLDSFVSWLIDVFLSIPHILLIVLISIALGGGAFGVLVGVAFTHWTSLARVLRAEIKRIKTSEFVTISEKLGQSKFWIARKQILPLVFSQIIVGTILIFPHAIMHEASVTFLGFGLSPHEPAIGIILSESMKYLATGDWWLALFPGLALLIIVLLFDIAGENIKKILDPASAND from the coding sequence ATGGATAATTCAGCTAATAAAATAAATAAATTTGATATTTTAGGAAGTATGAATTTAAGGACTAAAACATTATTAGCAATAAGTTTATCTGCTTTCATATTAATTTTAGTTGTTATAATTAGTTTATTCATTGATTCTACAAGTATTTCTACTGATTGGAATATGATGAATCATCCACCTTCTTTTGAACATTTATTTGGAACTGATTGGTTAGGTAGAGATATGTTTACTCGTACACTTAAAGGATTAGGTTTAAGTGTTCAAATTGGTTTTTTTGCTTCAGTTTTAAGTAGTCTTATCGCTGTTGCTTTAGCATTTTTATCAAGCTTTAATAAATATTTGGACAGTTTTGTTTCATGGTTAATAGATGTATTTTTATCTATTCCACATATTCTGCTTATTGTTCTTATTTCTATTGCTTTAGGAGGAGGTGCTTTCGGAGTATTAGTTGGTGTAGCATTTACTCATTGGACATCTCTTGCAAGAGTACTTAGAGCAGAAATAAAAAGGATAAAAACTTCAGAATTTGTAACAATTTCAGAAAAATTAGGACAATCTAAATTTTGGATTGCAAGAAAGCAAATTTTACCATTAGTATTTAGTCAAATTATTGTAGGTACCATATTAATTTTCCCTCATGCAATTATGCATGAAGCAAGTGTAACCTTTTTAGGTTTTGGTTTATCTCCTCATGAGCCAGCTATTGGGATTATATTATCTGAATCTATGAAATATCTTGCAACTGGTGATTGGTGGTTAGCTTTATTCCCTGGTTTAGCATTGTTGATTATTGTATTATTATTTGATATTGCAGGAGAAAATATTAAAAAAATCTTAGATCCAGCAAGTGCAAATGATTAG
- a CDS encoding oligopeptide/dipeptide ABC transporter ATP-binding protein, translated as MNDLINVSNISISFTQYVKGLNQRELEVITDLTLDIKEGEIVAILGSSGSGKSLLAHAILGILPHNANLSGTMIYKGEVLTEELKEKLRGDEISLIPQSVNFLDPLMKVSNQVIMESKDEAEEKEKRAKQRAIFEKYGLSEEVDNMYPFQLSGGMARRVLVSTALLSNPKLVIADEPTPGLDEKSVEETLNHLRQMAADNVGVLLITHDIVAALKVANRIAIFYSGYVIEIANVDDFSGEGENLLHPYTKSLFKALPHNGFNLTKGHQPLHGEIPVGCPYYDRCNHKLENCDKIRPNLISIDENKMVRCFKYEG; from the coding sequence ATGAATGATTTAATTAATGTTTCAAATATTTCTATTTCATTTACTCAATATGTAAAAGGTTTAAATCAGAGAGAATTGGAAGTTATCACTGATTTGACTTTAGATATTAAAGAAGGGGAAATCGTAGCGATTTTAGGCTCAAGTGGATCTGGAAAGAGTTTACTTGCACATGCAATACTTGGTATTTTACCACACAACGCTAATTTGTCTGGTACTATGATATATAAAGGAGAAGTTTTAACAGAAGAATTAAAAGAAAAGTTACGTGGAGATGAAATTTCATTAATTCCACAATCTGTTAATTTTTTAGATCCTTTAATGAAAGTTTCTAATCAGGTTATTATGGAATCTAAAGATGAAGCTGAAGAAAAAGAGAAAAGAGCGAAACAAAGAGCTATTTTTGAAAAATATGGATTATCTGAAGAAGTAGATAATATGTATCCTTTCCAATTATCTGGAGGTATGGCAAGAAGAGTTCTTGTATCAACAGCTCTACTTTCAAATCCTAAACTTGTTATTGCAGATGAACCTACTCCGGGTTTAGATGAAAAATCCGTAGAAGAAACTTTAAACCATTTAAGACAGATGGCTGCAGATAATGTAGGAGTTTTACTTATTACTCATGATATTGTTGCTGCTTTAAAAGTTGCTAATAGAATAGCAATTTTTTATTCAGGTTATGTAATTGAAATTGCTAATGTGGATGATTTTAGTGGTGAAGGAGAGAATTTACTCCATCCGTATACTAAATCTCTTTTTAAAGCATTACCTCATAATGGTTTTAACTTAACAAAAGGACATCAACCATTACATGGTGAGATTCCAGTAGGGTGTCCATATTATGACCGTTGTAATCATAAGTTAGAAAATTGTGATAAGATTAGGCCTAATTTAATCAGTATTGATGAAAATAAAATGGTTAGATGTTTTAAATATGAGGGGTAG
- a CDS encoding ABC transporter ATP-binding protein, whose protein sequence is MELTGKNISFKYSSQSKQILKDVNITIDNKKILGLFGDSGSGKSSLCKILAGHIKRYEGEVKCGGNKIPNGFDPVQLIYQHPEKVMNPKWKMHEVLGESWDVPDDLLEDFGIQKSWLNRWPAELSGGELQRFSVLRALNPKTKFLIADEMTTMLDAITQVQIFDSVLKIVKERNMGLLVVSHDKDLMDIICDEVVYIDDINHV, encoded by the coding sequence ATGGAATTAACTGGTAAAAATATCTCTTTTAAATATAGCTCTCAATCTAAACAAATCTTAAAGGATGTTAATATAACTATTGATAATAAAAAGATTTTAGGTTTATTTGGAGATAGTGGAAGTGGTAAATCCAGTTTATGTAAAATTCTTGCAGGACATATTAAAAGATATGAAGGTGAGGTAAAATGTGGGGGTAATAAGATTCCTAATGGTTTCGATCCTGTTCAATTAATTTATCAACATCCTGAAAAAGTAATGAATCCTAAATGGAAAATGCATGAAGTTTTAGGGGAATCTTGGGATGTTCCTGATGATTTATTAGAAGACTTTGGGATTCAAAAATCTTGGTTAAATAGATGGCCTGCTGAACTTTCTGGTGGAGAATTACAAAGATTTTCAGTTTTAAGAGCTTTAAATCCTAAAACTAAATTTTTAATAGCTGATGAAATGACTACTATGCTAGATGCGATAACTCAAGTTCAAATATTTGATTCAGTTTTAAAAATTGTTAAAGAAAGAAATATGGGTTTATTAGTTGTTAGCCACGATAAAGATTTAATGGATATTATTTGTGATGAAGTTGTATATATTGATGATATTAATCATGTTTAG
- a CDS encoding flavodoxin family protein, translating to MKVLLINGSPHKEGCTFTALTEIKNQLEKEGVNSEIFWIGNKPVRGCIACLKCGHSNGKCAFDDDPANEIIDKIIGSDAVIVGSPVYYSGPNGALCAILDRVFYASGANFAFKPAASIVSCRRGGASASFDRLNKYFTISNMPVVSSQYWNMVHGNTPEEVKQDLEGLQIMRTLARNMAWILNSIENNDLPNQEEKVKTNFIG from the coding sequence ATGAAAGTTTTACTTATAAATGGAAGTCCACATAAAGAAGGTTGTACTTTTACAGCATTAACTGAAATTAAAAATCAATTAGAAAAAGAGGGAGTTAATAGTGAAATTTTTTGGATTGGAAATAAACCAGTTAGAGGTTGTATAGCTTGTTTGAAATGTGGCCATAGCAATGGAAAATGTGCCTTTGATGATGATCCAGCTAATGAAATAATCGATAAAATTATAGGATCTGATGCTGTGATTGTAGGGTCTCCTGTTTATTATTCTGGACCTAATGGTGCATTATGTGCTATTTTAGATAGAGTTTTCTATGCATCAGGTGCTAACTTTGCTTTTAAACCTGCAGCTTCAATTGTAAGCTGTCGTAGAGGTGGAGCAAGTGCAAGTTTTGATAGATTAAATAAATATTTCACTATTTCAAACATGCCTGTGGTATCTTCTCAATATTGGAATATGGTTCATGGTAACACTCCTGAAGAGGTAAAACAAGATTTAGAAGGTCTTCAGATTATGAGAACTTTAGCAAGAAATATGGCATGGATTTTAAATTCAATTGAAAATAATGATTTACCTAATCAAGAAGAAAAAGTAAAAACTAATTTTATAGGGTAA